TGAAGTTCTGGTTCAGATTCAATGCAACGGCTTCGAATTCATTGCGCATGCCGGCCATCTTGTAGACGTCCATCAGACGAATCCATGGCTGCAAGGCCTCCTGCGGATTATTATCGATGTACTCCTGAAGCGCCTGGGCTGCGCCCTTGACACGCCCGAAGGAAAGCATGATGTCAGCCAGTTCCATGACCGGATTGGCTTCAAAATGCTCATCAAGCGTCGTGGCATTGACCGAGAAAACAGAATCAAGCTGGGCCTCCGCCAGGGAGTCGTTCGTAGCCTGCGGCGAATTGCTGACCACTTTACCTGTATCGTGCCCATCAAGCTCAAGATCAACCTTCATGGTCGACCCCATCATGCCCGGCTCGACAGGCAGATCAACACCACCGAGCTCTTCGTACTCTTCGTCACGCTTTGGATCAACCTCCAACCCGGGTGCAACGAATAAATCGTCAGAATCGATATTGCGCAATTGGCGCTCACGATAATTTCTCCAGCCAAGCAAGCCCCCGAGCGCCAACACAGCTACCGACAAAAGTCCGTAGAGCCCCCACTCGGAGAGATCACTCGACGAATCGGCTGCGGCAGGCGGTGGGCTGGCTGGCGGAGCAGGCGGCGGGGGTACAGGCGCAACAGGCTTGGCAGCATCGCCAACGGGCTGAGCCCCCGCTACTGCAGGCGCTCCCTGAGCTGCATCCTTCTCGGAACGCTGGGCAATTTCCAGCGTTCTCTGTTCCAGTTCAGCCAAGGTACCTTCCATGTTGCGCAGCTTTTCCGCCGTCGCCATTTGGGTATTGGCCTGCTCATGAAGCGCCATCAACATGCGATATTCGAGGCGCAGCACTTCACGCTGAGCCTCGACCGATTGCCCAGCACCTGTCTGCCTGCCCATTCCGGCAATATCGGTCGCCAAACGCAAGGAGGGATCACCGACATCGATCCCCGTTGAAAGCATCAAGCGGTCTGGCAATCCCTTGCCAGCATCATTTCGTCCGATAGGACGCGAACGCGGGGCAGAAGGACGGGAAACAACCGGTCCACGGTCTGCCGCCGCCGGACGTGAAGCAGCCTTTACTGAATCTCCTTGAACCTGTGACGGCAATTCGCGAGCAACCGCACGCGGTGACTCTGGCGCAACATCCCTGGCCGGTGAAGCAAGAATCACATAGTCACGAGAGATATCATTCCCACACGCCACATGCACGGCAAACTGCATGATCGGCTCACGCAAGGGAATATCCGATTTGATTTCCAGAACGGGCGGATTGCCATTGCGAGTACTCAGCACCGCTTTCTTGAGCCAGGGCAGATCACCGCCATTCGTCGGCTGAACAAGGCGATAGCATGAAGCATCAAGCACTTCCTTGCCCCCGCCCAGCAAACCGACCTCAACCTGCAGACGATCACCCAATGCAGGCTGCCCCCTGAGCTCCCCCAGCCCAATCGCTGAAGCACTCGCAGAAACGGCGAGCAAGGCGACCGGAAAGCAATAACGGAAAGTCAAACAATTCAAGGAAACAGCCCTCAATGACAAAAAACTAAGCGGATTGTAGTCGTTATTTATCACATAGATAACAGGAATCGTTAAAGGTAAGTACCCAGTTGGGACGATAAACGACAAAAAGCGTCATGACCATTCCCGAGAGCCATGCCTCGGAGAATCCCAATAACAAAAAATAGGGAAAATAATCACCAATCAGATATTCCCATTCATACGCCCCCGCCATTGCCATGAACACAGAAACTGAAAATCCGGTCGCAATAACAGTCAGTGCCGCACAAAGGAAGCCGTGGATGAATATATAAACAAAAAAATGCCTGGGAAGAACCGGAGAGAGCCACTTGAACAAGAAATGACTGCACGGCACCGCCACGCCAGCCATGAGTAGCTCATTCAACCCAAAGGCAAAAATTCCGGCAGAACCATTCAAGGTGACGGCAGCCAAGACGGCAGATAAACCGATAAAGGCAAGGTATGGACCAAAACTCAGCGTAAAGACGGTGGCGCCAAGCAGATGGAACCCCAACCCGGGCTTGACGCCCGCTTTCATGCTCCAGATCAGCACCAGAAACACGATCATGCCAAGCCACACATTGAGCTGTTCCGAACTCCTGAGACGCGCCCAGTCGGCCCGAAAAAGACAAAGGGCGAAGACGGGTAGCCAGACGACCCAAGCCGCCCAGTACCACGCTTCGCCCAACAGTGTATCCGGTAGATTCACACGGCTATTTTAGCCAACAGCAGCTACCAGTTGCGGCACCACCTCAAACAAATCACCCACCAGGCCGTAATCGGCGATCTGGAAGATCGGCGCATCCGGATCCTTGTTGATCGCAACGATCACCTTGGAATCCTTCATCCCGGCCAGATGCTGGATCGCACCGGAAATACCGACCGCCAGGTAGAGCTGCGGCGCGACAATCTTGCCGGTCTGGCCAACCTGATAGTCATTCGGCACAAAACCGGCGTCGACCGCAGCACGGCTGGCGCCGAGTGCGGCACCGAGCTTGTCGGCTAGCGGCTCGAGCAGTTGCTGATAGTTTTCACCGCTGCCCAGACCACGACCGCCGGAGACGATGATCTTGGCGGCGCCGAGTTCGGGGCGGGCCGACTTGGTCAGTTCGCGGTGGGTCAGCGTGCTTTGGGCGGTGTCGGCGGCGGCGCCGAGCGTTTCGATTTCGGCATTGTTGCCGGCGGCGACCGCGTCAAAGGCGGTGGTGCGCACGGTGATGACCTTGACGGCGTCGGCGCTCTTGACCGTGGCCAGCGCATTGCCGGCGTAGATCGGGCGAACGAAGGTGTCCGGGCTTTCAACGCCGGTGATTTCGGAAATCTGGGCGACGTCGAGCAGTGCGGCGACGCGCGGCAGGAGGTTCTTGCCGAAAGTCGTGGCCGGGGCCAGGATGTGGCTGTAGCCGGCGGCATTGGCGATGACCAGCGCAGTCAGATTTTCTGCGGTCTGGCTTTGGTAGTGGCCGGCATCAGCCACTTTGACTTTGCTCACGCCTTGCAGGCCGGCGGCTTGCTGGGCGGCGCCGCTGCAGGCGGTACCGGCAACGAGGACGTGAATGTCGCCACCGATTTTCGCGGCTGCAGCCACGGTGTTGAGCGTAGCGGCCTTGAGGCTGGCGTGGTCGTGTTCTGCGATAACGAGGATGGTCATGATCAGATCACCTTGGCTTCGTTTTTGAGTTTATTGACGAGTTCGGCCACATCCGCGACCTTGACGCCGGCGGAGCGCTTGGCGGGTTCGGCGACTTTCAGCGTGCTCAGGCGCGGGGTAACGTCAACGCCGAGGTCGGCCGGCTTGACGGTGTCGAGCGGCTTCTTCTTGGCTTTCATGATGTTCGGCAGCGTGGCGTAGCGCGGTTCGTTCAGGCGCAGGTCGGTCGAGACGACGGCCGGCAGGCTGATTGCCAGGGTTTCCAGACCCCCGTCGATTTCGCGGGTGACTTCTGCTTTGCCGTCGGCGATGACAACCTTGGAGGCGAAGGTGGCTTGCGGCCAGTTCTGCAGCGCAGCCAGCATCTGGCCGGTCTGGTTGGCGTCGTCGTCGATGGCTTGCTTGCCGCAGATGACGAGTTGCGGTTGTTCCTTGTCGCACAGCGCCTTGAGTAGCTTGGCGACAGCCAGCGGCTGCAGTTCGACGTCGGTTTCAACCAGAATGCCGCGGTCGGCGCCGATGGCCATCGCGGTACGCAGGGTTTCCTGGCAGGCGGCCACGCCGCAGGAAACGGCGATCACTTCTGTCGCAATCCCGGCTTCCTTCAGGCGCACGGCTTCTTCCACCGCAATTTCGTCAAACGGGTTCATGCTCATCTTGACGTTGGCCAGGTCAACACCTGAGCCATCCGCCTTCACGCGTACCTTGACGTTGTAGTCCACTACCCGCTTCACGGGGACGAGAATTTTCACAAGCCTCTCCTTTCAGGTCGTTTAAATTTATCAGCGCCTTTGTACTACAAACTGGCATCTGTTTGACAGAGTCTTGGTCATTACGCACAATGACCATACTGTGTCGTATGGAGTGCATACGGTAGCGTATGGAAATCACACCTGTCAAGTCTCCCCTGAAAGTGCCTCGCAAGAAGGCGGTATCGCCACGCACGCAACTTGACCCCAACCACTGGGTCGAAACGGCGGTTGACGTCCTCGCCCGAGAAGGCATTGCCGGCCTGCGCGTCGAAGTGCTGGCCAAGCGCTGCGGCGTCACCAAAGGCAGCTTTTACTGGCACTTCAAGGATCGCCAGGCGCTGCTCGATGCCGTACTGGAGCATTGGAAAGAAGGCCGGATTCGTGACATCGAGAAAACCACCTCGGTTGCCCCCGGCCAGGAACGCGACCAGTTGCACTACGCCATCGAGGTCTATGGCGCCAATCGCAATCGCAAAGGCATGTCCATTGAACTGGCTGTGCGCGATTGGGCTCGTCATGATACACGTGCGGCAGCTGTCGTCGAAGCCGTCGATTTGTATCGCCTGGAGTGTACCCGCAAACTGTTTGTTGCTTCCGGCATGTCGGAAGCCGAAGCAAAAAGTCGCAGCCTGCTGCTGTACGCCTGCGTTTTCGGGCTATCGCTGATGCACTACAGTGAGTTTGACGACAATCTTGGCGATCTCAAGCAACGCAT
The sequence above is drawn from the Dechloromonas sp. TW-R-39-2 genome and encodes:
- a CDS encoding FimV family protein, producing the protein MSFIVPTGYLPLTIPVIYVINNDYNPLSFLSLRAVSLNCLTFRYCFPVALLAVSASASAIGLGELRGQPALGDRLQVEVGLLGGGKEVLDASCYRLVQPTNGGDLPWLKKAVLSTRNGNPPVLEIKSDIPLREPIMQFAVHVACGNDISRDYVILASPARDVAPESPRAVARELPSQVQGDSVKAASRPAAADRGPVVSRPSAPRSRPIGRNDAGKGLPDRLMLSTGIDVGDPSLRLATDIAGMGRQTGAGQSVEAQREVLRLEYRMLMALHEQANTQMATAEKLRNMEGTLAELEQRTLEIAQRSEKDAAQGAPAVAGAQPVGDAAKPVAPVPPPPAPPASPPPAAADSSSDLSEWGLYGLLSVAVLALGGLLGWRNYRERQLRNIDSDDLFVAPGLEVDPKRDEEYEELGGVDLPVEPGMMGSTMKVDLELDGHDTGKVVSNSPQATNDSLAEAQLDSVFSVNATTLDEHFEANPVMELADIMLSFGRVKGAAQALQEYIDNNPQEALQPWIRLMDVYKMAGMRNEFEAVALNLNQNFNVEIQQWDGSEPSQNRHSLDLILDDEAPVSPVPVAPRPECLEDMPRIMASVTQFWSSGDVVGYLYQLLRDNRGGKRVGFALPVVEEILFLIELKETSNRMEREVEGA
- a CDS encoding energy-coupling factor ABC transporter permease, with product MGEAWYWAAWVVWLPVFALCLFRADWARLRSSEQLNVWLGMIVFLVLIWSMKAGVKPGLGFHLLGATVFTLSFGPYLAFIGLSAVLAAVTLNGSAGIFAFGLNELLMAGVAVPCSHFLFKWLSPVLPRHFFVYIFIHGFLCAALTVIATGFSVSVFMAMAGAYEWEYLIGDYFPYFLLLGFSEAWLSGMVMTLFVVYRPNWVLTFNDSCYLCDK
- a CDS encoding electron transfer flavoprotein subunit beta/FixA family protein — translated: MKILVPVKRVVDYNVKVRVKADGSGVDLANVKMSMNPFDEIAVEEAVRLKEAGIATEVIAVSCGVAACQETLRTAMAIGADRGILVETDVELQPLAVAKLLKALCDKEQPQLVICGKQAIDDDANQTGQMLAALQNWPQATFASKVVIADGKAEVTREIDGGLETLAISLPAVVSTDLRLNEPRYATLPNIMKAKKKPLDTVKPADLGVDVTPRLSTLKVAEPAKRSAGVKVADVAELVNKLKNEAKVI
- a CDS encoding TetR/AcrR family transcriptional regulator, with protein sequence MEITPVKSPLKVPRKKAVSPRTQLDPNHWVETAVDVLAREGIAGLRVEVLAKRCGVTKGSFYWHFKDRQALLDAVLEHWKEGRIRDIEKTTSVAPGQERDQLHYAIEVYGANRNRKGMSIELAVRDWARHDTRAAAVVEAVDLYRLECTRKLFVASGMSEAEAKSRSLLLYACVFGLSLMHYSEFDDNLGDLKQRIAERIVSN
- a CDS encoding electron transfer flavoprotein subunit alpha/FixB family protein; this encodes MTILVIAEHDHASLKAATLNTVAAAAKIGGDIHVLVAGTACSGAAQQAAGLQGVSKVKVADAGHYQSQTAENLTALVIANAAGYSHILAPATTFGKNLLPRVAALLDVAQISEITGVESPDTFVRPIYAGNALATVKSADAVKVITVRTTAFDAVAAGNNAEIETLGAAADTAQSTLTHRELTKSARPELGAAKIIVSGGRGLGSGENYQQLLEPLADKLGAALGASRAAVDAGFVPNDYQVGQTGKIVAPQLYLAVGISGAIQHLAGMKDSKVIVAINKDPDAPIFQIADYGLVGDLFEVVPQLVAAVG